In Cryptomeria japonica chromosome 10, Sugi_1.0, whole genome shotgun sequence, a genomic segment contains:
- the LOC131076737 gene encoding retrovirus-related Pol polyprotein from transposon RE1 isoform X1 produces the protein MANAIRFEDRLGGSEEFSAWKFRIKMILRENKVDSYVQTESAQPEDETEKSTWIEGNDKAIKIIVDGVRNNIMPIIRKQETAYKMFKALEKTFEISNASRTLALKREINHITMNKGETINAYFMRISVLKDELATLDYEIRGKELTLIALDGLPSGWSTFVQGISARSKYPKFERLRDDCLQEESRLNKVGIKQKNIDEDLQVLNTNINKKYKKKQFRKRKAKQGKNTSKKDLSHVQCYRCDKCGHYVANCPEKGKQATFAKVKKSRKENDSENYVLYSALTSHTSNKSNSWVIDSGSSRHITGFREILDSMIEKDDEEVTIGDDSSHPVRGIGTCTIKLKSGMSLNLKKQQQNQDLLTPLNTGR, from the coding sequence atggccaacgctatcagattcgaagatagactcggaggtagcgaagaattttcagcttggaagtttagaatcaaaatgattttaagagaaaacaaagttgattcatatgtccaaactgaaagtgcacaaccagaagatgaaaccgagaaatccacatggatcgagggaaatgataaggccattaaaataatagtggatggggtaagaaataatataatgcccataattagaaagcaggagacggcttataaaatgttcaaggcacttgaaaagacatttgagatatcaaatgcaagtcgtactctagcactaaaacgagaaataaatcatatcaccatgaacaaaggggagacaatcaacgcctactttatgcggatatcggttctaaaagatgaacttgcaactttggactacgagatccgaggcaaagaactaacactcattgctttagatgggttgcctagtggatggagcacattcgtccaaggcatcagtgcaaggtctaaatatcctaagtttgagagactaagagatgactgtctacaagaagaatcccgattgaacaaggtaggaataaaacagaagaatatagatgaagacttgcaagtcctaaatacaaacatcaataaaaaatacaaaaagaagcaattcaggaaaagaaaagctaaacaaggcaagaacacttctaagaaagacctatcacatgttcaatgttataggtgtgacaaatgcggacactatgttgcaaactgtccggagaaagggaagcaagccacatttgcaaaagtgaagaaatctagaaaagaaaatgactccgagaactatgtcctctactcagcacttacaagccatacttcaaacaaatctaactcatgggtgatcgacagtggttcatccagacacatcaccggctttagagaaatactagactccatgatagagaaagatgatgaggaagtaaccatcggagacgattcttcacatccagtcagaggaattggaacctgcaccatcaaactgaagtcaggcatgtcactaaacttaaagaagcagcagcagaatcaagacctactgaccccactcaatacaggcagatga